A DNA window from Capnocytophaga sp. ARDL2 contains the following coding sequences:
- a CDS encoding TolC family protein: MNKNSNSNEKTITILLGLISMISFSQKKWTLQECEEYAVENNLQVIANKHKKSLQDANLKMSQNEYLPTVGVNIGNSMNFGQTQGFQGSIGRNDNFNNSANIGVNVLIYNGNRVAKNIRKTKYDVEALQYDLETVKNNILLQIVQQYLAVMLNRDFENQ, from the coding sequence GTGAACAAAAATTCAAATTCCAATGAAAAAACAATCACAATATTATTAGGTTTAATCTCCATGATTTCCTTTTCCCAAAAGAAATGGACATTACAGGAATGTGAGGAGTATGCGGTGGAAAACAATTTGCAGGTCATCGCCAATAAACACAAAAAATCCCTTCAAGATGCCAATTTGAAGATGTCTCAAAATGAATATCTTCCTACTGTGGGAGTCAATATCGGAAATTCGATGAATTTTGGACAAACGCAAGGTTTTCAAGGAAGTATCGGACGAAATGATAATTTTAATAATTCGGCAAATATCGGAGTAAATGTCTTGATTTACAACGGAAATAGAGTAGCGAAGAACATCCGAAAAACGAAATACGATGTAGAAGCTTTGCAGTACGATTTGGAAACGGTGAAAAATAATATTTTGTTGCAAATTGTGCAGCAATATTTGGCGGTTATGCTCAACAGAGATTTTGAAAATCAATAA
- a CDS encoding TolC family protein, with the protein MKINKTALENAQKLYDRAKITTEVGTTAQTLLAEVESALAREKQSFTNAEIEIKRNLFALAQTLQLKDYENFDLEDFPISDTIDNAHFYNLQSVTETAYAQQPQILATQSRIIAVESQTEIAKTAFYPTISASACVGSFYFNSLVTDTVGFDMFGNIIREKGFFEQYKTKFLQQIVLQINISIFNKGNTKLQVEQAKISEDIARNNLSIKKQELFQSIQKVFFDLDTNYENHQAALEAEKSTKLALDFAEKSYNAGRSTIYDLNIARNNYANA; encoded by the coding sequence TTGAAAATCAATAAAACGGCGTTGGAAAATGCCCAAAAACTTTACGATAGAGCCAAAATCACCACGGAAGTGGGGACAACTGCACAAACGCTTTTAGCCGAAGTCGAATCAGCTCTTGCCAGAGAAAAACAGAGTTTTACCAATGCCGAAATAGAAATCAAAAGAAATCTTTTTGCATTGGCTCAGACGCTCCAACTGAAAGATTATGAGAATTTTGATTTAGAAGATTTTCCTATTTCTGACACCATAGACAATGCTCATTTTTACAATTTACAATCAGTAACTGAAACGGCTTACGCTCAGCAACCGCAAATTCTGGCTACGCAGAGCAGAATAATAGCTGTCGAATCTCAAACAGAAATTGCCAAAACGGCTTTTTACCCCACAATTTCAGCATCGGCATGTGTAGGTTCGTTTTATTTTAACTCGTTGGTAACGGATACCGTAGGCTTTGATATGTTTGGAAATATCATCCGTGAGAAAGGATTTTTCGAACAATATAAAACCAAATTCTTACAACAAATCGTACTGCAAATAAACATCTCGATTTTCAACAAAGGGAATACTAAATTGCAGGTAGAACAAGCCAAAATCAGTGAAGACATTGCGAGAAATAATTTGTCGATTAAGAAACAGGAACTCTTTCAATCCATTCAGAAAGTATTTTTTGATTTAGACACCAATTATGAAAATCATCAAGCGGCGTTGGAAGCCGAAAAAAGCACGAAGTTGGCATTGGATTTTGCAGAGAAAAGTTATAATGCAGGTCGCAGTACCATTTACGATTTAAACATTGCGAGAAACAATTACGCTAATGCCTAA
- a CDS encoding SRPBCC family protein: MNLESPKVTIQKSAQYIFEQLTDIKNFEKLMPENTSKFEVIDENCFEFGLKGMPEIKLVKKSATPTSEVILGAASSKLPFTLTAKIDEVASDSSAVQLFFQGEFNPMMAMMIKGPIGKFIETLVHNMTKL, translated from the coding sequence ATGAACTTAGAAAGTCCAAAAGTAACGATACAAAAATCTGCTCAATATATTTTCGAACAATTGACAGATATTAAAAATTTTGAAAAATTAATGCCTGAAAACACTTCAAAATTTGAAGTAATTGACGAAAATTGCTTTGAATTTGGTTTGAAAGGTATGCCCGAAATCAAATTGGTAAAAAAATCGGCTACACCTACATCTGAAGTTATTTTGGGTGCAGCTTCAAGCAAATTACCTTTTACATTGACTGCTAAAATCGATGAAGTTGCCTCTGATTCTTCTGCTGTACAATTGTTTTTCCAAGGCGAATTCAATCCTATGATGGCAATGATGATCAAAGGTCCTATCGGAAAATTTATTGAAACATTGGTTCATAATATGACTAAATTATAA
- the pyrE gene encoding orotate phosphoribosyltransferase, translating to MIFNTTTAENTAKLLLQINAIKLNPKNPFTWASGWKSPIYCDNRITLSFPEIRKFLQKEFSENILKQFGKPDVIAGVATGAIGIGLLVAEALDLPFVYVRPEPKKHGRQNQIEGHFEAGKSVVVIEDLISTGKSSLQAVEALKAADANILGMAAIFTYGFDVAAENFKQTGIDLFTLSNYPTLIQAAANQSYVSSEEIDTLNAWSKDPANWGK from the coding sequence ATGATTTTTAATACTACAACTGCAGAAAATACAGCAAAATTGCTGTTACAAATTAACGCAATAAAATTGAATCCAAAAAATCCTTTTACATGGGCTTCGGGTTGGAAATCGCCAATTTATTGTGACAATCGTATAACTCTTTCATTTCCAGAGATTAGAAAATTTCTTCAAAAAGAATTTTCTGAAAACATTTTGAAACAATTTGGCAAACCTGATGTGATTGCAGGGGTTGCAACGGGTGCTATTGGTATCGGATTGTTGGTTGCAGAGGCGTTGGATCTTCCTTTTGTATATGTGCGTCCTGAGCCTAAAAAACACGGAAGACAAAACCAAATCGAAGGACATTTCGAAGCTGGAAAATCTGTGGTTGTAATCGAAGATTTGATCAGTACTGGAAAAAGTAGCTTGCAAGCAGTTGAGGCTTTGAAAGCTGCTGATGCTAATATTTTAGGTATGGCTGCAATATTTACTTATGGATTTGATGTAGCTGCAGAAAACTTCAAACAAACAGGAATCGATTTGTTTACCTTGAGCAACTACCCTACTTTGATTCAAGCAGCTGCCAACCAATCGTATGTTTCATCTGAGGAAATAGATACTTTAAACGCTTGGAGCAAAGATCCAGCAAATTGGGGAAAATAA
- a CDS encoding NUDIX hydrolase produces the protein MYKIFIKDKLLVLTNQLEQETDCQVYLLETVNLKQLFTKYFDETIDKAILYHPNKKILLEKFLKKVDVERAGGGRVYNDKGEILFIFRNGRWDLPKGGVEKNEKIEQTAMREVEEETGCKKLTIKDKIAVTYHVFKRNGRFKLKETHWFNMKSTYTGKLAAQLEENIEKVEWIQPNEVTEKLKNSFDNIRLLFEK, from the coding sequence ATGTATAAAATTTTTATAAAGGATAAATTATTGGTTTTGACAAATCAATTGGAACAAGAGACTGATTGTCAAGTCTATTTGTTGGAAACAGTCAATCTGAAACAATTGTTTACCAAATATTTTGACGAAACCATTGACAAAGCTATTCTATATCATCCAAATAAAAAAATATTACTTGAAAAATTTCTCAAAAAAGTAGATGTAGAGCGAGCAGGTGGTGGTCGTGTTTACAATGATAAAGGCGAAATATTATTTATTTTTCGCAATGGACGATGGGATTTACCAAAAGGTGGAGTAGAAAAAAACGAAAAAATCGAGCAAACGGCAATGAGAGAAGTAGAAGAGGAAACTGGTTGTAAAAAATTGACAATCAAAGATAAAATTGCTGTTACCTATCACGTATTTAAGAGAAATGGTCGCTTCAAACTCAAAGAAACCCACTGGTTTAACATGAAATCTACTTATACTGGAAAATTGGCTGCACAATTGGAAGAAAATATCGAAAAAGTAGAATGGATTCAACCCAATGAGGTAACTGAAAAGCTGAAAAATTCTTTTGATAATATTCGTTTGTTGTTTGAAAAATAA
- a CDS encoding proline dehydrogenase family protein, producing MERIFDNTEHAFALKNNAELQKAYFLFKMISSNTLVKIGTSLTNFAIKTKLPVKGLIKSTVFDHFCGGVTEEDCLKVVDKMYTKGVSSVLDYSVEGKETQEQFDHALEMTLRTIDFAKKRQAIPFAVFKPTGVGRFYLFEKKGENKAFTADEQKEWNRIVERFDIICKTAFEMDVLLLIDAEESWMQDAADELVLDMMRKYNREKCIVFNTAQTYRWDRLDFVKKVHQIGLEEGFHTGFKVVRGAYMEKERARAAEKGYKSPICATKEETDKTFDSTMTYIVQNINNKMALFAGTHNEESSYLLMKLMKENNINQKDARLWFGQLYGMSDNISYNLSHHQYNVAKYLPFGPVYDVVPYLIRRAQENTSVAGQTNRELDLLEKELKRRKK from the coding sequence ATGGAAAGAATATTTGACAATACAGAACATGCGTTTGCATTGAAAAACAATGCTGAACTACAAAAGGCTTATTTTTTATTTAAAATGATAAGCAGTAATACTTTGGTAAAAATTGGTACTTCGTTGACCAATTTTGCTATAAAAACAAAACTACCTGTAAAAGGATTGATAAAATCTACTGTTTTTGATCATTTTTGTGGCGGTGTTACAGAAGAAGATTGCCTAAAAGTGGTGGACAAAATGTACACAAAAGGGGTTTCGTCTGTATTGGATTATTCGGTGGAGGGTAAAGAAACTCAAGAACAATTTGACCATGCGTTGGAGATGACCTTGCGTACCATTGACTTTGCGAAAAAAAGACAAGCTATTCCTTTTGCGGTATTCAAACCTACAGGAGTGGGGCGTTTTTATTTGTTTGAGAAAAAAGGAGAAAACAAAGCTTTTACAGCAGATGAACAAAAAGAATGGAATCGCATCGTAGAACGATTTGATATTATTTGTAAAACAGCTTTTGAAATGGATGTATTACTTTTGATAGATGCTGAGGAAAGTTGGATGCAAGATGCTGCTGATGAGTTGGTTTTGGATATGATGAGAAAATACAACCGCGAAAAATGTATCGTTTTCAACACTGCTCAAACATATCGTTGGGATAGATTGGATTTTGTGAAAAAGGTACACCAAATCGGATTGGAAGAAGGTTTTCATACTGGTTTTAAAGTAGTTCGTGGGGCGTATATGGAAAAAGAAAGAGCTCGTGCTGCTGAAAAAGGTTATAAATCGCCAATTTGTGCTACAAAAGAAGAAACTGACAAGACTTTCGATAGTACAATGACCTACATCGTGCAAAATATTAACAATAAAATGGCATTGTTTGCTGGTACTCACAACGAGGAAAGTAGCTATTTGTTGATGAAATTGATGAAGGAAAATAATATCAATCAAAAAGATGCAAGATTGTGGTTTGGTCAATTGTACGGAATGAGTGATAACATTAGTTACAATTTGTCTCATCATCAATACAATGTAGCCAAATATTTACCATTTGGACCTGTGTATGATGTAGTTCCTTATTTGATTCGTAGAGCTCAAGAAAACACTTCAGTTGCAGGACAAACCAATAGAGAATTAGACTTATTGGAAAAAGAATTGAAGAGAAGAAAAAAATAG